Genomic DNA from Solanum dulcamara chromosome 4, daSolDulc1.2, whole genome shotgun sequence:
TCACAATACAGACCCACTGAACCAACAAATCTCCAATGCAATTACATGCACAAGATCCCCACTTAATCACATGATGTCCACTACTCAGTTACTGATACTTGATATTGTTTGCATATTTCCCTGCAGAGGTCAAAAGGTTGCTGCAATGTATCTTGCCGGGTCCTTATTCTAAAATTGACAGCCCTATCCTGGTGCGGGCGTGGGAAATCAAAGTCGAAAAGATTGAACCACTGATGAAGGATTCCTCGAAAAGTTAAGGATTAGTAATTTTCGGAGTTATTTTGAAGCAGTTCCCCTGCTAATTCCGAAGCCGGTCCCCGGTAGAGATTGGTACAATTCAATTCAACATTTTGTCCGTTCGGGCTTCTTTTTCTCAAATAACCCTAAAAATATCAAAAGCTTCTACTTAACACGAATCCATCTTTCTATGGATCCACACTGACAAGTTTATCCAGACAGAATAGCTTAAAACAATAAATTTGAAGTTCCCTGCATATTTACAACTCTAAGGATTCACGTGTTGTAAAAtccacttctttttcttctttttttttttggttgttgaCAAGGGAACCTGCAGCCATTACCCTTTGGGTGCGCATAGGGTAAACCCCGCTTTGTGCAATAGCCAGTGCGACAAGCTAACAAGGTGTCTAGTAGATAGAAGTGTTAGAGTGGGTAAAAGTCCCACATTGGTTGGGGAATGGATTGGTGGTCCGTTTATATGGACTTGGGCAATCCTCtcctcatgagctagcttttgggttTGAGTTAGGTCCAGGTGTCATatctttacatggtatcagagtcagGTCCATCCCCGTTTGGGCTCCCGGCCTACGCTCCAATTGATCCTGGGCGTGAAGGGGGGTGTTAGAGTGAGTAAAATCCCCACATTGGTTGGGGAATGAACTAGTGGTCtgcttatatggacttggaTAATCTTCCCCAAacgagctagcttttggggttgagttgggCTCAGGTGCTGTATCTTTATAAATAGAAACCAATAGttaagtgtaaataaatatgtagaCAACTAGGAGAAGGGACGATACAAATATGTAGATATCTATCAAACTAACAAGGTCAAAATATAGAAACGGCTACGAGTATTGACACTTTTCGTACTTGCCGTAAGCTGCACGTCCCAGCATAACTCCATGAGCTCCTTCTGTACGTGCCGCATTAACCTACAAATGCAACAACCAGAAAAGGGGTAGGTATTATGAGAGTGCAGCATTGAAATAGAATATGAATAACCACAAAGCGATTGGCAAATGGAGAAAAAATCCTATGTGCAAGTATGAAGTTTGACAAAGCTTACACAAGTCAATGCACAAGAAAGACTAGAAACCATATACTTTTAAAGTTTTTGGCAAAACTTCCCAAGCCTAAATTGGCACAAGATTGGACTCTGAATTGTTAGGGGCGTAATATCTAGATTTTTGTCGACTAAGAAAGAGCATATAAATGcatctcttttttattttattttttgacaagTTAATTTTCGCAGGAAGAAGTTTATCAAGGGGACATCATAGCCTTCTCAAGATGCTGTGGGACTATTAGGTATTTAAAATGGACCAGACATCCTGTATTCTGTCAACACCAGTCCATCCTTATGCAACTTATTATGCTCAAAACATAGGAAATAATCCTGATTCCTGACCGACAGTAAAGTAATAGTGGAGaactttttcatatttgattttatcattttaagaACATTCTCACAAATTAGTACATGTCAACTCCATATAGGTTTGAGATACTTACCTCCTCAATAGATATTATGCCTCCATTTATCGTGAACTGCAGATCAGGGAAATCACGCAAAAGGGCATAGTAGTACTCATACCTGTCAATGGCCAACTTAGCTAGTCATTATGAGCAATTATTAAGATCTTTTTGTTTATCAGTGTTCAGGAACAATTATTGAGATATAAAGACAGGAATGTCTTGGTTACAAATACACCAGTAAATGACTAAACAGAGATATATAATTTCACTTGTTTCATTATCATAAATCCTTGCTGGATTATTACAAACTGCGTACTTGAGTGGGGGGATTTTTCGATTATCAGCGGGGCTGATTCCATTCAGTAATGCCTTCCGAGAATGTATAATAAAATGCCGAGTTGGTGACTGAGAAGAAACCTCATAAATAAAATCACCTGTACACATGAAAGGGAAAGgtcaatattttctaatttatgGAGAAGATAGCAGTACTATTTACCACACCAAGTTATTGTCAGCTTTTTAAGATCTACTCGAATGTCCAAGTAGCTACAAGGACAGAAAAAGCCTGCTTGAAAGTTGGAAGATTATTTTGGACGTACTAAAGGAGCTCAATTTTGGTGATTTTCTTGAAGCAAGGTTAGAGCATAAAACAAACATGCTGGACCATAATCCACACAAGAGAAAGGAGCAACaagtgaaaaatcaaaaaattaagaattgaagaatttttttgttcttgtttcCTGTGAATGAGTGGAAGTTTGAAGAGCTTACACAGTTCATTGTATGAGTCATGGTCGTCAACTCCAATTCTGCATTTGACGCTAACAGGAACATTTGTATTTGCAGCAATTACGGACATGGCCTCAGCAACAAGCTTTCCTTGTATAAGTTATGCATATATCAGAGGAACTCTATAGATTAATAATGTATTTGATGTATCAAGCAAACAAATCTGAACCTTTGGATCAAGCATGAGGCGCACACCAAAACACCCATGTCCAGCTACTTTTGGGCTAGGACATCCACAACTGTAAGATAATAGAGAAAAAGTATCAGTTATGGGTCTAAAGAAAAAGCTAGAAACTTAAATTGTAGATGGGAAAAACAGAActaacttaaaattaatttcatcataGCCATAAGGAGTTGCCAGTTGTGTCGCTTTGGCCAAGTTCTCCAATTTATTTCCCCCGATTTGAAGCACTATGGGATGTTGCTCAGGGCCATATGCCAAGAATCTATCCTGGTACATTAGAAGAATCACATAAATGTCAGATCTCACTGGCTGACAGATACACAAGCATTAGTCAGTGACAAGCTGCTCTTAAAGGTTCAAGCGGCAAGCATAGTAACCTATCAGTACGAGAAATTCCTTTAGGAGATCTACCTAGGTTACAATAATATATCATCTTCGTCCCCTTCTTTGCCACATATGTTATACCAACGAAATAAATATTCGTTTTCTATGGGAATAACTAACTGTGACAAGGTCCTAGTTTAGGGGAACGCAAATGACCAACCAACTTGGCTAACTTGAACCTCAAAAGACAACCCAAAAATAATTCTgtaataattgaaaaaataacGGTCTAATTCATCTATTTAGTCAATCAAAACACTGTTTTCAGGCACCACCTGTACTCTTTGTAGATGGTAAGTTTACATCATGTAGAAAGCAGGTGTATACCCACAGAGACATATATTCACTATTTCCTTTTATCATGAAAAAATTGGGGCTGGCAGTCAGAGGATCAAGATTACATAAGGCAACTTTTGACTACTTCACTGTCTCTAGTCTTACAACAAATGGATAGAATAAAATTATTGGATATTTTGATATATGCACATGTAGTGAAAAATTTAATTTGTACACTTGAGTTAAATTATACTAGTAGACTAGTTTGTATCCTGTGTAATTGTGAGTCTTTATTTACTAGAGCACGGTCCAATTCATGTAGCTTGCCAAATGCTAACTGAAAACAAAAATTTAGGCAGAGGGAGTGCAACAATCCACACCTTTTCtccttttgaaaaaaaaacaaataaccGAGAAATCCCCGAGGGCTAAGAGCGCATGTTTTGCAACTCAGTTGGATGTTACTTGATTTTAAATCAACCCAATTTTCATAACCCAGCCAAGAAAACCCTTCTCCATTTAAATACCACATTTTTGTCTGCAGCAGGTTTCAAGCCCATGACATGAGTCTAACCCCACACATCACGCACCTCACTCTAACCACTAGAACCGAATCCCCTGGGGCTGCAACAATGCACACAGCACACCTTTGGAAGGATATTTGGAAGAATGGTAAATGTTCTTCACTTTCTCATTTCTATTTGTctaaaataagaacaaaagatTAGCTCAcataattctcttctttttgctTAGCTCTAGTAATCagtaagaataaaaaaaagtactTTATAGTTGAGAAGGGAAGCACTAGAGTCTCATTCCATGCAGCATAACTTTACCAAATTGCCAGTCTGGTAGACTATTGTTTCTGCAGCAAGCATTTCTGTGTAGAGCCATGCCTTTTTTGAGATAAGACGGGCCAAAGTTCTGTAATGGTTATCCGTCCATTCCATCATGGGGGCAACACTGTTAAAATAGCAACACTGTTAAAATACAAAGGCTTACAAATATTAGGGAGCTTTTTTTCGCTATTAAGGGTGTGTTCGGACTTTATTTCTCAGAAattgttttctaattttctcagGTTCGTTTGGTCAAAATTTTTGGAAAACATTATTTCTACGAAAACAATTCCTTAAAACAAGGAAAATGACTTTCCCTCtggaaataagaaaaacaagttCCAAGTGGTATTACAGTTTGATTATGTCCTCCCTCATCTTCACCCTTACCCCTGTATCCCCCACCCCACCTCCACTCGATTGTACACAAATAATATACTTTTGGTTACTGTACTGAACACAAGAATATAACTAAGAAAgtcctttatttttttgaaaatattttcctaataGAACATTTTCCTTCGTACCGAACACACCctaaataaatacaagtaaCTATTAGGGAGCTTATTAACTTTGTAAAGAGATAAAAGTAGAGTTAAATATATGCAGTCACCTGAACCAAGGAGGAGGATAGCGTGAAGTAGAGTGGAGCTTGGAGTTTTGATGATAAGCACACAATGTCCTTGATTTACTTGAACTTCCATAGAACAAGTTTGATGAGAATCTTCCATGGATAACAGAATGAAAAGGAGTTAAAGAAGCAATCAAACAATGTCCCGCAGATTTCATCTTCGCGTAAGCTGCTCCTCTATGTATTTATCCATATGAATACAAATTGCCATTTACAAGAGGACAGGCGATTTGAGGTTTTTCTTGGGTCGGGTCGGGTCGGGTCGGCTAGTGTTGGCCTGGCTTAGCTTATCGGAGATTGGGCTTGGGTTAGCAACCACTCATTACGTCTTAAGCGTCCAAATCTatgttctaaaaaaaaaattgactaaatGACTACTAATTCTATCAGgactttttaaatttcaatacCTAGTAGTACAAATgtaacaatacataacaattATTAAagccatatttttttataaaaaagaaaaaaaacagaacttaaaaataataaataataatgcaATTAATAGAGAAGATATTCATTCCATAACAGAATATTGAAATTCCTTAATTATCTCTCAATTTGTTTGCTTTGTGATTCTTATTTCCCTAAtcagaatttttatttatttcttttctgtTTTTACTCTGCACCATTTTTGTTGTTAATTTCAACATGAAAAATAGTTTGTGCTCAATATTAATTCAACACAAAGGTTGATGTAATTCAATAGGTTTGCTTTgatgtttttaaatattttttgtgtcatttttttccctatttttggta
This window encodes:
- the LOC129886972 gene encoding uncharacterized protein LOC129886972 is translated as MKSAGHCLIASLTPFHSVIHGRFSSNLFYGSSSKSRTLCAYHQNSKLHSTSRYPPPWFSVAPMMEWTDNHYRTLARLISKKAWLYTEMLAAETIVYQTGNLDRFLAYGPEQHPIVLQIGGNKLENLAKATQLATPYGYDEINFNCGCPSPKVAGHGCFGVRLMLDPKLVAEAMSVIAANTNVPVSVKCRIGVDDHDSYNELCDFIYEVSSQSPTRHFIIHSRKALLNGISPADNRKIPPLKYEYYYALLRDFPDLQFTINGGIISIEEVNAARTEGAHGVMLGRAAYGNPWQILGLVDSAVYGAPLRSITRRQVLEQYQVYGDSVLRMYGPRPTVREVVKPLLGLFHAEPRNVVWKRKVDAAFRHCTTIKSLFEETLEEIPDEVLDAPITEVPSGSTDTFIKVKSLLPPPYTVNEEELLYA